Proteins encoded within one genomic window of Alteribacter populi:
- a CDS encoding GNAT family N-acetyltransferase produces MITFEMERIEEAHRHELQSFFKAHWGDEEMVYSHGSYICHELDGFVALSDESIVGAVTFQDDQNTKEREIISLNSLIERQGIGNRFMEMVESDAHANRIKTVWLVMTNDNVHALSFYQKRGYQLINIRRHAVNEARQIKPDIPLRADNGIYIQDEWVLRKEMQGEQAEAR; encoded by the coding sequence ATGATAACGTTTGAAATGGAACGAATTGAAGAAGCACATCGGCACGAACTCCAATCTTTCTTTAAGGCGCATTGGGGCGATGAAGAAATGGTTTATTCTCATGGAAGTTATATTTGCCATGAGCTAGACGGATTTGTAGCGCTCAGCGATGAAAGTATTGTAGGTGCTGTAACGTTTCAAGATGACCAAAATACAAAGGAAAGAGAGATCATTTCTTTGAACAGTCTCATCGAGAGACAAGGAATAGGGAACCGGTTCATGGAAATGGTAGAAAGTGATGCTCATGCAAACCGTATTAAAACAGTTTGGCTCGTCATGACAAATGATAATGTCCACGCTCTCTCTTTTTATCAAAAAAGAGGGTACCAACTAATCAATATTAGACGACATGCGGTAAATGAGGCAAGACAGATAAAACCGGACATTCCACTGCGTGCTGATAACGGAATTTACATCCAGGATGAATGGGTGCTGAGAAAGGAAATGCAGGGGGAACAAGCGGAAGCGCGGTAG
- a CDS encoding DUF423 domain-containing protein — protein sequence MKLFLLLGSVNAFLFVALGAFGAHALKDKLEQGGYLKTFETAVQYHMIHALALIVVAILTKYLSSTGLVHGAGWAFFIGIILFSGSLYVMSVTGIKVLGAITPLGGIAFLVGWALLFVAAMNHSG from the coding sequence ATGAAATTATTTTTGTTGCTAGGAAGTGTGAATGCATTTTTATTTGTAGCATTAGGTGCTTTTGGAGCCCATGCATTGAAGGATAAGCTGGAGCAAGGTGGTTATTTAAAAACCTTTGAAACAGCGGTTCAATATCATATGATTCATGCACTTGCATTAATTGTAGTAGCGATTTTAACGAAGTACTTATCTTCTACCGGACTTGTGCATGGTGCTGGCTGGGCTTTTTTCATCGGAATTATTTTATTTTCCGGAAGTCTCTATGTAATGAGTGTAACAGGCATTAAGGTTCTAGGAGCAATCACGCCATTAGGTGGCATCGCCTTTTTAGTCGGATGGGCTCTGCTATTTGTCGCTGCTATGAATCATTCAGGGTAA
- a CDS encoding YwdI family protein, translating to MNISAKTVVAKMEQELAQLKREVDSGVTENGRFREHVTALRTYCDLLSSDSNRETNVQHTSSMAALERQKMMGDLEDKPSVKKDRQPATKSSLDIYDADDKPDSDNLLDF from the coding sequence ATGAATATTTCAGCGAAAACTGTAGTGGCTAAGATGGAGCAGGAACTTGCTCAATTAAAACGGGAAGTCGATTCCGGTGTCACTGAAAACGGTCGTTTTCGTGAGCATGTTACGGCACTACGAACGTATTGTGACTTGCTTTCATCAGATTCCAACCGCGAAACCAATGTACAGCATACTTCTTCGATGGCTGCACTGGAAAGGCAGAAAATGATGGGGGACTTAGAGGACAAACCCTCCGTTAAGAAGGATCGTCAGCCTGCAACGAAATCTTCTTTGGATATTTACGATGCAGATGACAAACCAGATAGCGATAACTTGTTGGATTTTTAG
- a CDS encoding DNA alkylation repair protein encodes MSSDRVIQLKRLFREHANPEHAAPMEQYMKNNFLFLGIKSPERKMLTKTFLKETKLDTAQRVPADELQTIWDLPEREFQYTVIEILARLHKVYLPEDLAFFERLIVSKSWWDSVDSLAPHVVGSYFLRFPAQIERASEWSTHSNMWLRRSAILFQLKYKEKTDEERLFRYIKENAEDKEFFIRKAIGWALREYSKTESDRVERFIFDESLSNLSKKEGLKHIERQRKRNEA; translated from the coding sequence GTGTCAAGTGACCGTGTTATTCAACTAAAACGGTTATTCCGTGAACATGCAAACCCTGAACATGCTGCTCCTATGGAACAATATATGAAAAATAACTTTCTTTTTTTAGGAATCAAGTCACCTGAAAGAAAAATGTTAACGAAGACGTTTTTAAAAGAAACAAAATTAGATACAGCACAAAGAGTTCCAGCTGACGAACTTCAAACGATTTGGGATTTGCCTGAACGTGAGTTTCAATATACTGTGATTGAGATATTGGCGCGGCTACATAAGGTTTACCTGCCGGAGGACTTGGCTTTTTTCGAACGGTTAATTGTCTCCAAGTCATGGTGGGATTCGGTTGATAGCTTAGCGCCGCATGTCGTAGGCAGCTATTTTCTCCGGTTTCCTGCACAGATTGAGCGCGCAAGTGAATGGTCAACCCATTCAAATATGTGGTTGAGGCGGAGTGCCATCTTGTTTCAATTGAAATACAAGGAAAAAACAGATGAGGAAAGGTTGTTTCGCTATATTAAAGAAAATGCCGAAGACAAGGAATTTTTTATTCGTAAAGCGATAGGCTGGGCACTTCGTGAATACTCAAAAACCGAGTCTGACCGAGTGGAAAGATTTATTTTCGATGAGTCGCTTTCGAATTTGAGCAAAAAAGAAGGTCTCAAGCATATTGAACGGCAGAGGAAAAGGAATGAGGCATAA
- the gerQ gene encoding spore coat protein GerQ, translating into MYYPYPQFGFDAYRNSQGMGYNQNGMGMNGMNGMNGMQNGQQQFLPGTPEPPQPGFAGGQQQQQQQGPFGITAQMPGQLPIEQSYIENILRLNRGKVGTFYMTFEYNERWNAKIFKGVIEAAGRDHIILSDPQTDKRYLLLMVNLDYVTFDEPLEYEYPFEEGFDPQLATYSPR; encoded by the coding sequence ATGTATTATCCTTACCCACAATTTGGATTTGACGCTTACCGCAATTCTCAAGGGATGGGATATAATCAGAATGGTATGGGGATGAATGGGATGAATGGAATGAATGGGATGCAAAACGGGCAGCAACAGTTTCTTCCCGGAACACCTGAGCCACCTCAACCAGGTTTCGCAGGCGGACAACAGCAACAGCAGCAGCAAGGACCATTCGGTATTACTGCACAGATGCCAGGTCAGCTTCCAATTGAACAGTCTTACATCGAAAATATACTTCGCTTGAACCGAGGGAAAGTCGGTACTTTTTATATGACGTTTGAATACAACGAAAGATGGAATGCAAAAATCTTTAAAGGAGTTATTGAAGCAGCGGGAAGAGATCACATTATTCTTAGTGATCCGCAAACAGATAAACGTTACCTCCTTTTGATGGTAAACCTTGATTATGTAACGTTTGATGAGCCGCTTGAATATGAATACCCTTTTGAAGAGGGATTTGATCCCCAGTTGGCAACGTATTCACCGCGATAA
- a CDS encoding ATP-binding protein, translating into MFQTLRAKLLIFFLLVTFIPLSVVGVMGYYAQKSELTNNLEQSLSTHTTNMAQEIEMFIRERLYDVNYLSRNPIIMEEQEDIQQIRQQFNEFLAIHDIYFGVVLADTDGTVIADTDDNIAGNDVTDRAWFNHSMKGDPFISDIYRSSIINDPIIVLSAPVFNYEDEVIGVITPLFDLDELDQTLETFTRTQPIGDAQGYAFLVNGDGEVISHPDSSKVLEINYMERFSTSQDELDELAENKSLTSYDGEEEVHAFSKINQVPGFENDWYIGVAVDKSEMYAPLTRLLYQYLIVFGVVLLIMTIAVFRLSRYIVRPVEQLVDTTTNVAFGKRAEPKYVNAYEEINRLNNTFDEMTQKLEEREKGHKKSSLILETTDNGVFAINRITKEVTLFNKRCEEIFGIKREHIIGQKATEMSASSTAFSNLIESGNLIEMLSKDEVRQTYEVECTINETPHFFYLSITSLPSISKENVHEEMLVVIHDLTEKRLMERELVRSEKLKVVGQMAAGLAHEIRNPLTTIRGFIQLFDNKEESSKKRYYDLIINEIDRVNIILTDLMNIANPKTSEVLKETNLELLLDDLLLLYQSQARKNGIEVHTYFHGRLPTVCLDANKIQQVFLNLVQNAVEAMENGGRLTVSTSYQKQEEEIVISFSDTGTGMDENTLGKLSTPFYTTKETGTGLGLTTSYRIIEEMDGQISVTSKHGVGTTFTIRLPAEQGQAILTKK; encoded by the coding sequence ATGTTTCAGACACTCAGAGCAAAACTCCTCATTTTCTTTTTGCTTGTAACTTTTATTCCGTTAAGTGTTGTAGGAGTGATGGGTTACTATGCACAAAAAAGTGAATTAACGAATAATTTAGAGCAATCTTTGTCTACACATACGACGAATATGGCTCAAGAAATAGAAATGTTTATTCGAGAACGGTTATATGATGTTAACTATTTATCAAGAAACCCTATTATTATGGAAGAACAAGAGGATATTCAACAAATTAGACAGCAGTTTAATGAATTTTTAGCCATTCATGATATTTACTTCGGGGTCGTGCTTGCTGATACCGATGGGACGGTAATTGCCGATACGGACGACAACATCGCAGGTAACGATGTAACAGACAGGGCTTGGTTTAACCATTCAATGAAAGGCGATCCGTTTATTTCAGATATTTATCGGTCTTCAATTATTAATGATCCTATCATTGTTCTATCTGCACCAGTCTTTAACTATGAAGATGAAGTTATTGGTGTGATTACGCCCTTGTTTGATTTAGATGAGCTCGATCAGACTCTCGAGACGTTTACGCGGACCCAGCCGATAGGGGATGCACAAGGGTATGCATTTTTGGTTAATGGTGACGGAGAAGTGATTTCCCATCCGGATTCCTCTAAAGTACTAGAGATAAACTACATGGAACGTTTTTCGACTTCACAGGATGAGCTGGATGAGCTTGCGGAAAACAAGAGCTTAACTTCCTATGACGGGGAAGAAGAAGTTCACGCTTTTTCAAAAATCAATCAAGTGCCTGGTTTTGAAAACGATTGGTATATTGGTGTGGCAGTAGACAAATCGGAGATGTACGCACCGCTGACGCGTTTGTTATATCAATACTTAATTGTATTTGGTGTTGTGTTGTTAATTATGACAATTGCTGTATTTCGACTATCCCGATACATCGTCAGACCTGTAGAACAACTCGTTGATACGACTACGAATGTTGCTTTCGGAAAACGGGCAGAGCCGAAATACGTAAATGCTTATGAGGAAATTAACCGGTTAAACAATACATTTGACGAAATGACACAAAAGCTTGAGGAGAGAGAGAAGGGTCATAAGAAATCGTCCCTCATTCTTGAGACCACTGACAACGGTGTGTTTGCGATCAATCGGATAACAAAAGAAGTGACTCTGTTTAATAAGCGCTGTGAGGAAATATTCGGAATTAAGCGAGAGCATATCATTGGCCAAAAGGCTACTGAAATGAGCGCTTCGTCAACAGCATTCAGCAATTTAATCGAGTCAGGAAACCTTATTGAAATGCTAAGTAAAGATGAAGTTCGCCAAACATATGAGGTGGAGTGTACGATCAACGAAACGCCCCATTTCTTTTATTTGAGCATTACCTCGCTTCCGAGTATTTCAAAAGAAAATGTTCATGAAGAGATGCTTGTGGTAATCCATGACCTTACAGAAAAACGGCTGATGGAACGGGAGCTTGTTCGTTCGGAAAAGTTAAAGGTCGTCGGACAAATGGCAGCAGGACTAGCTCATGAAATCCGCAATCCATTAACGACGATTCGCGGCTTTATTCAACTGTTTGATAATAAAGAGGAGTCTTCAAAGAAACGCTATTATGATTTAATTATAAATGAAATTGATCGCGTGAATATTATCCTAACCGACCTGATGAATATTGCAAATCCAAAGACATCAGAGGTGTTGAAGGAAACGAATTTGGAGCTTTTACTGGATGACCTCCTACTCTTATACCAATCTCAAGCTCGCAAGAATGGGATTGAAGTTCATACGTATTTTCATGGGCGGTTACCGACAGTATGTTTGGATGCAAATAAAATACAACAAGTATTTTTAAATCTTGTCCAAAATGCTGTTGAAGCAATGGAGAATGGGGGGAGGCTAACAGTCAGTACTTCTTACCAAAAGCAAGAAGAAGAGATTGTCATTTCTTTTTCCGACACGGGTACCGGAATGGATGAAAATACGCTAGGTAAGCTAAGTACACCGTTCTACACCACGAAAGAGACAGGCACGGGACTTGGATTGACTACCAGCTATCGCATTATTGAAGAAATGGATGGCCAAATCTCTGTTACCTCAAAACATGGAGTAGGAACTACATTTACGATTCGCCTTCCTGCTGAACAGGGACAAGCTATACTTACTAAAAAATAA
- the hemQ gene encoding hydrogen peroxide-dependent heme synthase → MSEAAKTLEGWYCLHDFRSMNWPAWRNLESEERESIIAEFRQLLDKWSATQEKFNGSHALYSILGQKADLMIMVLRPTMDELNELENAFNKTRLAEYTIPTYSYVSVVELSNYLPPEVDPETDPEIQARLKPILPRWQYACFYPMDKRRDGEDNWYMLPMEERRSMMRSHGMIGRQYAGKVRQIISGSVGFDDWEWGVTLFAHDVLQFKKLVYEMRFDEVSARYGEFGSFYVGTYLDEDALPKFLYI, encoded by the coding sequence ATGAGTGAAGCAGCTAAAACATTAGAGGGTTGGTATTGCTTGCATGATTTCCGTTCTATGAACTGGCCAGCGTGGCGCAACCTTGAATCAGAGGAACGCGAATCGATTATTGCAGAGTTTAGACAACTTCTAGACAAGTGGAGTGCCACACAGGAAAAATTCAACGGAAGCCATGCTTTATATAGCATTCTTGGCCAAAAAGCAGACCTTATGATCATGGTTCTTCGCCCGACAATGGACGAACTCAATGAATTAGAAAATGCCTTTAACAAAACACGCCTAGCAGAATACACAATTCCAACATACTCCTACGTTTCAGTTGTGGAATTGAGTAACTACCTGCCACCTGAAGTCGACCCGGAAACAGACCCGGAAATTCAAGCTCGCTTAAAGCCGATCCTACCAAGGTGGCAGTATGCTTGTTTCTACCCAATGGACAAGCGTCGTGATGGAGAAGATAACTGGTACATGCTTCCTATGGAAGAGCGGCGTTCCATGATGCGCAGCCATGGGATGATCGGACGTCAGTATGCCGGAAAAGTCCGCCAAATTATTTCAGGCTCCGTTGGCTTTGATGACTGGGAGTGGGGCGTCACACTTTTCGCTCACGACGTGCTTCAATTTAAAAAGCTCGTTTATGAGATGCGCTTTGATGAAGTAAGTGCTCGCTATGGAGAGTTTGGATCTTTCTACGTCGGGACATACCTTGACGAAGATGCTCTTCCAAAATTCCTCTATATATAA
- a CDS encoding response regulator, translating to MGRLLITDDAAFMRMSLKQIVTNAGYEVVGEAENGKEAVELYEEMKPDLVTMDITMPEMNGIEALKEIKEKHPNARVLMCSAMGQQAMVVDAIKHGAIDFIVKPFDEVRIREALGKAMAR from the coding sequence ATGGGGAGATTATTGATTACTGACGATGCGGCTTTTATGAGGATGTCGCTAAAGCAAATCGTGACGAATGCCGGGTACGAAGTCGTAGGTGAAGCGGAAAATGGTAAAGAAGCAGTCGAACTCTATGAAGAAATGAAGCCTGACTTAGTTACGATGGATATTACGATGCCTGAAATGAATGGGATTGAGGCACTAAAAGAAATTAAAGAAAAACACCCGAACGCACGAGTGCTCATGTGTTCAGCAATGGGGCAACAAGCAATGGTTGTCGATGCGATCAAGCACGGGGCAATTGATTTTATTGTTAAGCCCTTCGATGAAGTTCGAATTCGTGAAGCCCTCGGCAAAGCGATGGCTCGATAA
- a CDS encoding cell wall hydrolase, translating into MAVIKASSSDIDMLARLVRAEAEGEGEIGMLKAGNVMVNRVRVPCLDFEDINTVPRMVHQSPGGFEATEKGYFYQRARERDKRLARRLVNGERTGIAEFSLWFFRPDGPCPPEWWGQPTTGRYKLHCFYSPEHADCPEVYGTF; encoded by the coding sequence ATGGCTGTTATTAAAGCTTCTTCAAGCGATATCGATATGCTCGCCCGATTAGTTCGCGCAGAGGCTGAAGGTGAAGGAGAAATCGGGATGCTTAAGGCAGGTAATGTCATGGTTAACCGGGTACGAGTGCCTTGCTTGGACTTCGAAGACATCAATACGGTTCCTAGAATGGTTCATCAATCACCAGGGGGATTTGAAGCAACAGAAAAAGGCTACTTTTATCAACGTGCCAGGGAGCGCGATAAACGATTAGCACGGCGATTGGTTAACGGAGAGCGTACGGGTATTGCGGAGTTTTCCCTATGGTTTTTCCGTCCCGACGGTCCATGTCCTCCAGAATGGTGGGGGCAGCCAACTACTGGACGTTACAAACTCCACTGTTTTTACAGCCCTGAACATGCTGATTGTCCTGAAGTTTATGGCACTTTTTAA
- a CDS encoding aldo/keto reductase has translation MKSITETTTLNNGVKMPWLGLGVYKAEDGNEVAEAIKEAVRVGYRSIDTASVYKNEEGVGQAIHEIDVPREDLFITTKVWNDQQGYEETLKAFEESRQKLGVEVVDLYLVHWPVTGKFLDTWKALEKLYKDGKVRAIGVSNFKVHHLEALLKEAKVVPVVNQVEYHPLLTQPELHNYCKEKGIQLEAWSPLTRGRIFEDKRLTAMSEKYGKTPAQIILRWDLENEVVTIPKSVTPSRIQANAEIFDFQLEREDVEKLNSMNQNHRFGADPDEFV, from the coding sequence ATGAAATCGATTACTGAAACAACGACATTAAACAACGGTGTTAAAATGCCTTGGCTTGGACTGGGCGTATATAAAGCAGAGGACGGAAATGAAGTTGCAGAAGCGATCAAGGAAGCTGTGAGGGTAGGGTATCGTAGTATTGATACCGCTTCAGTTTATAAAAATGAAGAAGGGGTAGGACAAGCCATTCATGAAATCGATGTACCTCGAGAAGACTTGTTCATTACGACAAAAGTGTGGAATGACCAACAAGGGTATGAAGAAACTCTCAAGGCCTTTGAAGAAAGCCGTCAAAAGCTAGGTGTGGAAGTCGTCGATTTATATTTGGTTCACTGGCCTGTAACTGGCAAATTTCTCGACACGTGGAAAGCGTTGGAAAAGCTTTATAAAGACGGTAAAGTTCGGGCAATTGGTGTGAGTAACTTCAAAGTTCACCATTTAGAAGCATTATTGAAAGAAGCAAAGGTTGTTCCAGTCGTAAACCAAGTCGAATACCATCCTCTTTTGACACAACCCGAGCTGCACAACTATTGCAAAGAAAAAGGCATTCAGCTTGAGGCTTGGAGTCCATTAACTCGAGGACGTATTTTTGAAGACAAACGACTTACTGCTATGTCTGAAAAATACGGAAAAACACCAGCACAAATTATTTTGCGTTGGGACTTGGAGAACGAAGTAGTGACAATACCAAAATCGGTGACACCGTCAAGAATTCAAGCGAATGCAGAGATTTTTGACTTTCAACTGGAACGTGAAGATGTTGAGAAGTTGAATAGCATGAATCAAAATCACCGTTTTGGCGCAGACCCTGATGAATTCGTATAA
- a CDS encoding M3 family oligoendopeptidase → MKQMYHQVWDLDAIFPGGSESDKFQSFLITLEEDITQFQKDLDCTEVSKSEESLFNIVHVLVRAQEISKRVREAGAFVSCLTAQNTKDDQAKLLTGRVKKLSSSYSSVMTSIDDLLLGLTDDLWSQLLELEELKALTYNLEERRSLAKDKLSGEKEKLIQSLSVDGYHAWGDFYNTIVGRMTINVEEDGEEKSLSVGQAANKMGSKNRETRQYMSDKWEKAWGDEAELFANTLNHLGGFRLQTYEARGWDNVLKEPLDINRMQEETLKVMWETIEKNKPKFVQYLKRKAELLGLEKLDWTDVGAPLTSEVEEVSYDEAASMIVQQFGSFSPKMADFAQKAFNERWIEAESRSGKRPGGFCTSFPVSEESRIFMTYDGSASNVATLAHELGHAYHQHVMNDLPQMAQRYAMNVAETASTFAEMIVADATVKQASSNKAKVQLLDDKLNRSIAFFMNIHARFLFETRFYEERKKGLVSVHRLNEMMLGAQKEAYCDALGSYSPHFWASKLHFHITGVPFYNFPYTFGYLFSMGIYARAAEEGTAFEKQYIDLLRDTGRMQVEDLAKKHLDVDLTQPEFWQKAIDLVAEDVDTFIDLTEK, encoded by the coding sequence ATGAAACAAATGTATCATCAAGTTTGGGATTTAGATGCAATCTTTCCAGGGGGAAGTGAATCGGACAAATTCCAGTCGTTTTTAATAACGTTGGAAGAAGACATTACCCAATTTCAAAAGGATTTGGACTGCACTGAAGTGTCGAAGTCTGAAGAATCGTTATTTAATATTGTTCATGTTCTCGTTCGTGCACAGGAGATTTCAAAACGAGTCCGGGAAGCAGGTGCTTTTGTTAGCTGTTTAACTGCTCAAAACACAAAAGATGACCAGGCGAAGCTTCTCACAGGAAGAGTAAAAAAACTGTCTTCCTCCTATTCTTCTGTAATGACGTCTATTGACGACCTATTATTGGGATTAACTGATGATTTATGGAGTCAACTTTTAGAGCTAGAAGAATTGAAAGCTCTTACATATAACTTGGAAGAAAGACGATCCCTGGCAAAGGATAAGCTATCAGGTGAAAAAGAAAAATTGATCCAATCGTTGTCTGTTGATGGTTATCACGCGTGGGGAGATTTCTATAATACGATTGTTGGCAGAATGACGATTAATGTAGAAGAGGACGGAGAAGAAAAGTCCTTATCTGTTGGTCAAGCGGCAAACAAAATGGGAAGTAAAAACCGTGAGACTCGTCAATACATGTCTGATAAATGGGAAAAAGCATGGGGCGATGAAGCCGAACTGTTTGCAAACACATTGAACCATTTGGGCGGATTCCGCTTACAAACGTATGAAGCTCGCGGCTGGGATAATGTCTTAAAAGAACCTTTAGACATTAACCGAATGCAAGAGGAAACATTAAAGGTGATGTGGGAGACGATCGAAAAAAATAAACCAAAATTTGTTCAATATCTGAAAAGGAAAGCGGAACTTCTCGGTCTGGAAAAGCTTGATTGGACTGACGTCGGCGCACCTCTGACAAGTGAAGTGGAGGAAGTCTCCTATGACGAGGCAGCCTCGATGATTGTTCAGCAATTTGGATCTTTCAGTCCGAAAATGGCTGACTTTGCTCAGAAAGCGTTTAACGAACGTTGGATTGAAGCAGAAAGCCGCTCTGGTAAACGCCCTGGGGGATTTTGCACGAGCTTTCCTGTATCAGAAGAGTCTCGTATTTTCATGACATACGACGGTTCTGCTTCCAATGTTGCTACCCTTGCCCATGAATTAGGGCACGCCTATCATCAGCATGTGATGAACGACTTGCCGCAAATGGCCCAGCGTTATGCGATGAATGTAGCAGAAACGGCGTCTACTTTTGCGGAAATGATTGTTGCTGATGCTACTGTTAAGCAGGCATCATCAAATAAGGCAAAGGTCCAATTGTTAGATGATAAGCTCAACCGGAGTATCGCATTCTTTATGAATATCCATGCGAGGTTTTTATTTGAAACTCGCTTTTATGAAGAACGTAAAAAGGGTCTTGTAAGTGTACACAGGTTAAATGAAATGATGTTGGGTGCACAAAAGGAAGCCTACTGTGATGCGTTAGGTTCATATTCACCTCATTTCTGGGCTTCAAAACTTCATTTTCACATTACAGGAGTGCCATTCTACAATTTCCCGTACACGTTCGGCTATTTGTTCAGTATGGGAATTTACGCACGAGCGGCAGAAGAAGGTACAGCCTTTGAAAAACAATATATTGATTTACTTCGCGACACAGGTCGCATGCAAGTAGAAGATTTAGCAAAGAAACATTTAGACGTCGATCTAACACAGCCTGAATTTTGGCAAAAGGCGATTGACTTAGTCGCGGAAGACGTAGATACGTTTATTGATTTAACGGAAAAATAA
- a CDS encoding uracil-DNA glycosylase, with the protein MVNLSNDWQDHLKNEFVQPYYLTLREFLAREYESEKVYPNRQDIFTALQTTSYEKTKVVILGQDPYHGPNQAHGFSFSVKPGVTIPPSLRNIYKELHSDLGCAIPKHGYLKKWAEEGVLLLNSVLTVRAHEANSHKGKGWEQFTDRVIKKLNERDNPVVFIMWGRHAQAKKELITNDNHFIIQSPHPSPFSANRGFFGSRPFSKANACLKEIGCEEIDWAIPVELD; encoded by the coding sequence ATGGTGAATTTATCAAACGACTGGCAAGACCACTTGAAAAACGAATTTGTTCAGCCGTACTATCTTACATTACGAGAGTTTCTTGCAAGGGAATATGAGAGTGAGAAAGTTTATCCTAATAGGCAAGATATTTTCACTGCTCTCCAAACGACTTCTTATGAAAAAACGAAAGTGGTCATATTAGGGCAAGACCCTTACCATGGACCGAATCAAGCCCACGGTTTCAGCTTTTCTGTAAAACCAGGTGTTACAATCCCACCATCTTTACGAAACATTTATAAAGAGCTGCATTCCGATCTAGGTTGTGCGATTCCAAAGCATGGTTATTTAAAAAAGTGGGCGGAGGAAGGTGTCCTTCTTTTGAATTCAGTACTGACTGTTCGTGCGCATGAAGCGAACTCTCACAAAGGTAAAGGATGGGAGCAGTTTACGGATCGAGTGATTAAAAAATTAAATGAGCGAGATAATCCTGTTGTTTTTATAATGTGGGGGCGCCATGCCCAAGCGAAAAAAGAACTGATTACAAATGACAATCATTTTATTATTCAATCGCCTCACCCAAGTCCTTTTTCAGCTAACCGGGGCTTTTTTGGAAGTCGCCCTTTTTCTAAGGCAAATGCATGTTTAAAGGAGATCGGTTGTGAAGAAATAGATTGGGCTATTCCGGTTGAGCTAGATTAA
- a CDS encoding NAD(P)-dependent oxidoreductase, which translates to MNKETLPIIGFIGIGVMGKSMASNLVEHGYKVNVYNRTKAKAETLVNKGAHLSDSVAELASKSDVIITMVGYPQDVEEVYLGNEGIVENVRSGTYCIDMTTSTPSLAKTLYEECKKKGVSVLDAPVSGGDIGAREARLAIMVGGDMSTFEKVMPIFSVMGGNIVLQGPAGSGQHTKMCNQIAVAGTMLGASEALAYAKQAGLEPTRVLESIETGAAGSWTLSNLVPRMIKEDYSPGFFIKHFIKDMKIALTTAEEMGLNTPGLSLAKELYEQLAEQGEDSSGTQALIKYYL; encoded by the coding sequence ATGAACAAAGAAACGTTACCAATCATTGGTTTTATCGGAATCGGTGTGATGGGAAAAAGTATGGCAAGTAACCTTGTTGAACATGGTTACAAGGTAAACGTATACAATCGCACAAAAGCTAAGGCAGAGACTCTTGTTAACAAAGGCGCTCATTTGTCTGATTCAGTGGCGGAGTTAGCGTCAAAAAGTGATGTCATCATAACGATGGTTGGCTATCCACAAGATGTTGAGGAAGTGTATCTAGGCAATGAGGGAATTGTTGAAAACGTTAGAAGCGGGACGTATTGCATCGATATGACCACCTCCACACCTTCATTGGCAAAGACGCTTTATGAAGAATGCAAGAAAAAGGGGGTCTCCGTGCTCGATGCTCCAGTGTCAGGTGGGGACATTGGTGCAAGAGAAGCGAGACTTGCGATTATGGTAGGTGGAGACATGTCCACATTTGAAAAGGTAATGCCTATCTTTTCTGTAATGGGAGGGAATATCGTACTTCAAGGGCCTGCTGGCAGCGGGCAGCATACGAAAATGTGTAACCAAATTGCAGTTGCGGGGACGATGCTTGGTGCAAGCGAGGCATTGGCTTATGCAAAACAAGCAGGTCTTGAACCAACTCGTGTACTCGAAAGTATTGAAACGGGTGCTGCAGGGAGCTGGACGTTAAGTAATCTTGTCCCCAGAATGATTAAAGAAGATTACAGTCCCGGCTTTTTCATTAAACACTTTATCAAAGACATGAAGATTGCGCTAACGACAGCCGAAGAGATGGGACTTAACACCCCAGGCCTCTCCCTAGCAAAAGAACTTTATGAACAGTTAGCTGAACAGGGAGAAGATAGCTCAGGTACTCAAGCGTTGATAAAATATTATTTGTAG